Genomic segment of Pelorhabdus rhamnosifermentans:
AAATCCCCTTTACGGTCGCGTCATTTGCCGCTGTGAAACCATTACAGAAGGCGAAATTCTCGATGCCATTCATTCGCCTTGCGGAGCGAAAACAGTAGACGGTGTCAAACGGCGGACACGGGCAGGTATGGGACGCTGTCAAGGCGGCTTCTGCGGACCAAGAGTGACAACCATTTTGGCGCGTGAACTCCATGTGCCCATTACAGCGATTCGCAAAGAAACAGCTGAGTCCTATTTATTCTACGATAAAATTCCTGGTAACTGTGAGGTGATCCATCATGACTAAATTATCTTATGATATTGTTATTATCGGCGGTGGCCCAGCAGGACTTGCGGCAGCTCACAGTGCCTCAGAGCAGGGAGCCCAAAGTATTCTTGTCATTGAACGTGACCGCGAATGTGGCGGTATTCTTCAACAGTGTATTCATAACGGTTTTGGCCTGCACCGGTTTAAAGAAGAACTTACTGGACCGGGTTATGCCAGTCGCT
This window contains:
- a CDS encoding (2Fe-2S)-binding protein, giving the protein NPLYGRVICRCETITEGEILDAIHSPCGAKTVDGVKRRTRAGMGRCQGGFCGPRVTTILARELHVPITAIRKETAESYLFYDKIPGNCEVIHHD